ACTCCACGATGACATTCATCAAAAACCAACACAGAAACGTCTGAAAGGTTATACCGACCAGATATTAAATCTGATTCAACTGTTTGAGGGGTTGCGCATATGATTTGGGAATCATTCCATCTTTTAATTCTTTCTTCAGGTTTAATGGCACCTGTTATTGATGTTACACTAGTTTTTAAAAAATATCTGAAGCTTTCTTCGTGCTGAACAACAAGAGGTTTGCTCGGTGCAAGAATCAACACTTTTGAATTGTTATAAGTATTAAGTCTTTCAGCAGCTACTAAAGCAGCTACTATTGTCTTTCCAAGTGCAGTTGGAGCTACAATCATTGTGTTTCCATTTTTTAGCACATCAGCTGCTAATACTTGTTGGTAAAGCCTTGATTCTATTTTTTCTGCATTAATCAAGGGGTGTTGTATCCATTTTCCCATAATGATCTATATCTAAAAATAACTTATAAATGTTTACAATTAAAGTACAAAATTCGGAATTAGAGATGATCAAAGATTTTTTTTGAATTAATAAGATAATAAAAGCCTAAATTTAGTTACAATACAAAATTTAGTATCATACATTTCTCAGGTTGATCAAAAAAAATATTTTAAAAAAATTTTTTATTTATCTTCAATAATTAAATTCTCTAGATCGTTGTATACAACATCAATTCCACACATATTAGGAACATAATTTGCGGCTTTGGCTGAATCTACTCCAACTACTTTGTAATCAAGTTCTTCTATTGGAGCAACTACCATACAAGTGTCACAAACTATTTTTCCTCCTGCATTTTCAATAATTTGGGTGTAACCCATTCTGTCTGAAGCAGCTTTAACTGAAATAGAAGTGCATACCCATAACATGTTTTTTAGTTTACGACCTGCAACAGTTTCAGCTACCTTTCTTATCTCTTCAAGTGATGCATGTGGACATCCAACACAAATCAGATCAGGTTTTTCGTTAGTTGTTGATAATTTTTCTTTGGTTTCTTCAATATCATTTCGATTAATAGATAATTTTTCAACTTTATTATTTGCAATAAATTTAAGTGCCCATTTACTTTCCGGTGTGGTGTTTTCTACATGATAGAGCGCAACAGCACCTGATGATGCAAGTGCAGCTCCAAGCCATTTAAGTTGGTCAGTTGATGGACTTTTTTTAAATTTAAAGTATGGAACTCCTCCACCAACATGGTTTCCTACCATGTAACCTATGGCACCAAAGTCCGAGCCCATTACAGACGTATCAATTTCAACCTGTAAATTTGGATGTCTCTCCTCTTCAAGATGATATCCGTACTTCGCAGTTCTTCCACAAATTGCTGCTGAAAGAGCTCCTGGCCCTCCTTCACGATTAGTACGTGCACCTAAAACTGAATTTGCATAACAAACGGCAGATGACTCTGACCATGCAATATGTGAGCCAAAAGTTGGTACATTTCCAACTAAATATGGTGTGCATGTACAAGTGGTTGATACTCCCATTTTCTGATATGCTTCTACAATTGCAAGCTGTTTTTTAGTGAATTCTTCAGAAAATCCCAATTCTCTCCATATTTTAAGATCAACACCAGCAGGATTTAGAGTTGAAGGGACTCTAACAAGCGCATCTTTTGAAAGATCTTCTAGAAACTCTAGTCCTGCATCACCAATAGTTTTATATGAAACACCAGATATCTGTGCAGAAGTGATAGAAACTAGTTTTCCTGCTCCGTATATATCTCCAAGAGCTACTAGAATCTCCATACATTTCTCTACTGCTGGTCCTTCCTCACCGGCATACATCTTTTCTTCTTCGCGTGTTAGGTGCATAGAAATCACTAATTTTTTGAAATATTAATATGTATTATATTTTCAGCTAGCATTCAATTGTGTTCTAATTATTTCATCAACAAGATTCAGAAAATTATCCATTTCTCTATAAGGGATTACAGCACCTGCTGCAATATTATGCCCACCACCAGATCCATTGAAACTTTTTGAAGCATTTTCAAGGGCATATCCTAGGTTAACTCCCTTTTCAGTCATTTTTGATGTGGTTCTTCCAGATACTTTTATTATATTATCCATGCGAGACATTGCAAGAACTGGTTTTTCAGGATCTAAAATTTCAAGATCGAGACCGATGCTGGAAAGAGTACCCATTATACGTTTTTTACGTTTTTCTTCGGTGTATATATATTGGATTTTATCTTGAACAACTGATCCCTCTTTGCTGATCCATTCAATACCATGCATTAGATCGTCACTGTAACTTTTAACAAGATCTTGAGCTTCTTTAATAGATTTATCTCTATCACCTATGCATATACTGAGGCCTAGGCCTTGTTTCTTATTCTTTCCACAAGCATCAAGTATGTTGGAATAATCTTCAAGGTTCCTTAGTTCTGGTATTTCTGTGGGTATGCTATAAACACTGCTGAAAATTTCAGGGTTTATCTTAACAAGCTCTTCCTTAAGGATATCTTTCTCTTCATTGCCTAACTCTGTGAATTTAATTCTATAAGAAATTCCTATTTTTTCTAAGAAAGTAACTGAACCTTCTTCATCTCCTGAAATCCCTTTGATAGCAGGATTAATTGTATGGGAAAGTGCTTTATAAAGTGGTTCATGTGTTTTGTTTGCTATTTTAAGATCATCTCGAACCTCGATATTATGGGACTCAATACCATCATCAAGTATCATCTTATTAACACCACTAAAACCGTTTTTATATTGCATGTCTCCAAATGCACCTACAAGAGCCAGTCCGGCTAGATTTTTATATTCCATAGGTCGAACAGTGAGATATGATACTCCAGATCCGCTTACATCCTTTGTACCGTCCAGTCCATATAGGTGTGGATTGACATGTATAATATTATCTGGAATTGTTGTTTCGGGATTGGTTTGGTGATGATCAGCTATTATAACGTCACCCTTGAGTCTTCTTATACCCTTGAGATTAGCACTACCCATATCGCAGAAAACAAATAATTTATATTTTTCCTTAAAAAATTTTGAGAGTACTTCATCCTTTAATCTAGGAACTATGGTAACATGGAATTTACCCTTTTCTTTGGCAATTGCGTTACACATTACCCCAGCAGCGGATATTCCATCAGCATCGTTGTGAGAAATTATTCTCACAACATGATCTTGCTTTAAGTGCCTGCGCAATAGATTGCAGGCTTCTTCTGCCTTATTTAACAAGGAGTGCTGCTGTTTTTGGATCATATCTCCATCCTTCAGGGAGCACACCTTCCCTTACATAATATCTTACGAGTCTTCTGATTTTGGATTCGATGATCCTAAGGCCTCTTTTGGTGTGAAGGTCCTTTGGGTTCTCTGTTAAGTGGTCTCTAATATTAACTGCTTTTTTTATCAGGTTAATGAGTTCTTCAGGATATTCTTCTCCTTGACCATGTTTTTCAAGTATTGCAGTTATTTTATCCCCGGTTACTGTTTTAACATCAGGAATTCCGTACTGGTCTCTTAAGATAACTCCTATAACACTTGTAGATTTACCTTCCTTTCTGAATTTTAACACTAATTCTTCAATTTCTTCATTTGAGTATTCTGTCCATTCAGGCTTTATTGCCATCTAATCACCTCTATAATCTTTATACCAAATTGCAAACTTTTCAAGTGATTTTCTACGGTGAGAAAATTTATTTTTTTCAGTTATGGATAATTCTCCGAAGGTTTTATCATATCCTTCAGGCGTGAATAAGGGATCATATGCAAATCCATAATTCCCTTTCTCAATGTATCCTATACATCCATTGACAGCACCTAAAAAAATCTCGGGCTCGGTTTTGGGGGTGCAGAACCCAATAACCGACCTGAATTCGGCATATCTGTCTTTAACATCACCCATAAGTTTCAATATACCCTGATTTCCCAGTGTATCCTGTACATAGGATGAATAAGTACCTGGAAACCAATCAAGGGCTTTAATGAAAATACCTGCGTCTTCAACTATCACTGGTTTGCCAAGACGCTTGGCAACATGTTTTGCACCATACCAGGCTACATCTACCAAATTTCCTTGGATTTCTGGGTAACCGAGGTCTACATGTTCCAGTTCTATTCCAAAGTTATCAAAGATACCATTGGCTTCTTTTACTTTGTGTTGGTTACCAGTTATAAATGTTATCTTCATGTATCTCAGCCCATCATCTAAATACTGTCCTAAAATTTTATCTTAAATATTAGTTATCACTGAATTTAAGTTGTTTTTTTATATATAATTCTGTTTTAGAAGATAAAATACCGTTAATTAAAGAAAATTACTTAAGTATTTTATCTGTGTAACGTCCCCGTCCTTCAATTTCCATCATCTTTGATACTACAGATTCATAATCATTAGCGTACCGATATCCGTGGAGAACTGATTCAATACATTCCTTGGAGATAGTGTGGTGTATTGCAGAAATTGCTTTTTTAAACACTAAAAGGTCAACACCTTTATCTTCAACCAGATCTGATATCATTCCCAGTCCAAAATCTATGAAAATGAGCTGTTCATCTTTAACCATCATGTTTGAACTAGTCAGATCTCCATGTATTATCTTGCAGTTATGGAGTTTTGCAATGTTTTCACCAATTTTTTCGCATAAATCTTTAAATTTAAAGTTATTGGAAGTTTTTGAACCCTCAAAAATATTTTTTACTGGAGTGCCTAATATTTTTTCCATTACAATTGCACTTTCATCTTTTACAATGTCATATATTATCGGAGTTTTGACACCACAGCTTTTTGCTTCTCCTAACAGTTTGGCTTCACCCTTACTTCTTTTTTTTCTCAGATAATTATCAATATCTTCGATTCTATATCCTTTTGGAACCCTTTTCTTAATTACAGCTTCTTTGTCCATCCATTGTCCGGGTAATATGTTAGCTTCTGCACCTTTTTCTAATATATCTGAAGGTAGTTCCAATATTCTTTCAGAACTTTTCATCCAAGGAACATCTACCTGGTCAGTTCTATATTTCTGTATTATCCCTGTATCTTCAATATCAGTTACTAAACCATTTTTATGCATCAATTGCCCCATCCAAGCTATCATGGCACCATTATCTCCACAGTACTTTATTGGGGGCATGTAAAAATCTGCATAATGTTCCTCAGACATAATTGATAGCATTTCTCTTAATCGTGTATTTGCAGCAACACCACCACATAAAAGGACCTCAACTTTCTTTGTGTGAGCAATGGCTCTTTCTGTCACCTCTACTAACATTGCAAAGGCAGTTTCCTGTAGGCTGTAACAAACATCTTCTATGGCTTCACCAGATTCATATTTCCTTATGGCAGCAGTTAAAAGTCCTGAAAATGATAAATCCATTCCCTTAACAGTATAAGGGAGTTTAATGTAGGTGGACGATTTTTTTGCCAGTTCTTCAACTTTTGGACCGCCAGGATGCCCAAGCCCCATTGACCTACTAAATTGGTCAAGACAGTTTCCTATGGCTATATCAAGGGTTTCACCGAATAATCTATATCTACCTGAGTCAAAAGCAATTATTTGGGTGTTCCCCCCACTAACGTAAAGCGTAACTGGATCAATTGCACCTGTAGTTAATTTTCCAATTTCAACATGGCCAATGCAATGATTTACTCCAACTATGGGGATTTTAAGCATTAAAGAAAGGCTTCTTGATGCAGTTGCAACAGTTCTGAGGGCAGGTCCAAGACCGGGGCCCTTAGAGAATGCAACCAGATCAATTTCATTTAAATGTAATTTTGACTCACTAAGGGCCTCTTCTATCAAAGGAACAATTGTGGCGGCATGGTGTTCTGCAGCTTCTCTAGGGTGAATTCCTCCACTTTCGGGTATTAGGGCTTTACCAACAGAGGATAAGATTCTGCCTTCTGAGTCTACAATTCCTACACCTGTTTTTTCTGCGGTACCCTCAATTCCTATACATATCAATTAAATCACTTTTCCATCAATATTTTCAATTAGATTAAATTAGTTAGTACAATATTTTATATTAAAAATTTGTATACATCAATTGTCATATCAAAATTTCAGAGTTATCATTTATTTATATCTAATTTTATAACATAACTAATAATCGAAGGTGAAACAATGGAAGGAGTAATAAAATGTTATGGATCAGCAAATATGATTCATAAATTGAAAAATAAGGATTCATTATTTTTATGTGTAATAGCAAGTACATTAACATCTAGAATTACAGGAATAACAGGTGCAGGAGCAACACCTGAATTAACTGATTATACTCCTGCAGCTGATGTTGAGCTTGTAATGTTGGGGGAGCCTCTTTGTCTTTCTGAGATTCCAAAAACTGTTGTAGGTGGCGTAGCAGCACCAACTCCTGCAGTAATAACTAAAGCTTCTTTAGATCTTGCAGATATTCCTTTCTTGGTTGTAGATGCGGGGGCTGCAGTAAAACCAAATATACCCTATATGAATATAAATGAAACTCCTGGAGGAGATATAAACAAGGGAAACGCTGTTGATAATTCTGAAAAAATCTTTAATAAAGGGGTTATCCTTGGTAAAAATCTTTCAAAATTAACAGATCACCTTGTGATTGGAGAAAGTACCCCTGCAGGTACTACCACAGCTCTAGGAGTTTTAACTGCAATGGGATATGAAGTTGATCATAAAATTAGTGGAAGTACTCCTGAAAATCCCCATGTACTTAAACATAGTGTTGTTGAGAATGGCCTAAAGCTTTCAGGGTTTAAAGCTGGTGAACTCGTTACTGAACCTTTTAAAGCTATAGATGCAGTTGGAGATCCAATGATACCTGCAGTTGCAGGCATTGCGATGGGGAGTACAGTACCTGTTACCCTAGCAGGAGGTACCCAAATGACTGCGGTTTGTGCAGTTATTAAAGGGATAGCACCTGAATTTGATTTTAGTTCATTATCTATTGCAACGACAGTATTTGTTGCTGAGGATGAAACTTCGGATATTAACTTTATAGCCAATCAAATTTCAGATATCAGTATTTTTGCAGTTGATCCTTACTTTGAGAAATCAAATACCATTGGTCTTGTAAACTACACTAAAGGTTCAGTAAAAGAGGGAGTTGGTGCGGGAGGGGCAATGTTCGCAGCAATGCTTAAAAATGTTTCAATTGAAGATATAAGAATTAGAACTGAAGAACTCTGTAGGGAAATTTTTTAAATAGAATTTTCTAAATTTATTTAAAAATAATTTAACAAATAATAACAACAAAATCGATTTTAAAAATAAATAAAATAAAAAATGATTTTTTTTATGGATGCACTAAAGAGATGATTATTACAGTAATACCGACGATCCAACAATAGTATGCAAAGATCATCAGTGTCCGTTCTTTAATTATTTTAAGTAGTAATTTGATTGCTAAATAACCGAAAATTAATGCTGATAAAAATCCTGCTATTAAAACCGCAGTACTTGCATCAAAACTTGTTATATCTTTAGCTTGTACTAAAGCAGCGCCCAGTATAGCTGGTATGGATAATAAAAAACTAAACTTTGCTGCTAACTCTCTGTTAAGTCCTGAAAATAGTCCTGCAGAGATGGTTGCACCTGATCTTGAGATACCTGGAGCTATTGCAATACCCTGTGCAATACCGATTACAAGAGCATTTTTAAATGAAATATCTTCCACATCCTTCTCTCCAGGTTTAACTCTTTCAGCACCCCACAATAACAGTCCTGTAATAATCAAGAAGAATCCAACGTATATAACAGAATTAAAAAGAGCTTCAAACTGTTTTTGAAGTAAAATTCCCATTAATCCTGCAGGTATTGTTCCTACAACCAGGAGCCATGTAAGTTTTTTAAAGGGTTTTTCCTTTAATCCTTCTTTGAATTTTCCTCTGAAAATATCCATAATACTTGATATGAATGAAGTAATTATTTCTACAATATCTCTCCAGAAATATCCTACAACTGCTACAAGTGTTCCTAGGTGTAATAATGTGTCAAATGCCACATTTTGTGGTAGTCCTAAAATATCTGTAATAAATACTAAATGTGCAGAACTACTTACTGGAAGAAATTCTGTTAGACCTTGGATTACTCCTAAAATTATTGCTTGAATAATGTCCATTTTTTTATCACCTTATAATTATTGAAATATGTAATTTCATTAGATTAAATTGCTGATATAAAATATTGTTTTACTTACTTTTATTAAAAAATTAGTGAAAAAAAGTTATAAGTTATAACTTATAAGTTTTTAGTTATAAGTCAGAATTCACGTGTGTCAACCAACCATATTCATCTTCATTTTCACCATTAACTATTGTAAAAAAGGTTTCTTGAATTTTTCTAGTAATTTCTCCCCTATAACCTTCGCCTACAATAATCTTATCAACAGAACGAACAGGAGTGACTTCAGCAGCCGTACCTGTGAGAAATACTTCATCAGCTATGTATAACATCTCCCTTGGGATCTGTTCTTCACGAACTTCCAATTCTAACTCATTTGCAAGAATTATTATTGCATCTCGTGTTAAACCCGATAATAGGGAAGAGGAAATCGGGGGTGTAAACAGAATATCATCTTTAACAACAAAAATATTTTCTCCACTACCTTCACTAACCATACCCTGATAATCGAGCATGATACCTTCATCATATCCATTGATAATGGATTCCATCTTTGCAAGTTGTGAGTTCATATAATTTGAACCCGCCTTTGCCATGTTAGGCATGGTGTCTGGGGCCATTCTTCTCCAGCTGGATATTCCAACATCAACACCTTCCTCAATAGCTTTTTCACCTAAATATTTTCCCCAAGCCCAAGCAGCTATAACAGTTTCAACAGGGCAGTTCATTGGATAAACTCCCAGTTCACCATAACCTCTAAAAGCAATGGGCCTAATATAACACGCCTTCAATTTGTTTATCTGAATGGTCTTTACAATAGCTTGACTGAGATCATCAACAGAGTACGGTATTATCATTCTGTAGATCTTTCCTGAATTTATTAATCGTTGAACATGCTCTCGCAAACGGAATACAGCAGGGCCTTTTTTAGTCTCATAACACCTTATTCCCTCAAAAACACTTGTTCCATAATGAACAACGTGTGATAAAACATGTAAATTTGCATCCTTCCAGTCAACGAAATTTCCATTAAACCATATTTTTCCTGATTCATCAAATGCCATGGTTATCCCTCAAATTTATCATTTATAATTAGGGTTACTAGAATAAATAGATTTATAAAATTAATAATAAATGCTCAAATCATAAAATATATACAATTTTAGTCTTTATTTTGAAAAAGATTAAATTTTAATTATTATATTTCATGATCAATTTTTTTACTAATAGATTAGAATGAAAATTTTATAAGTAGTACAGTTAAATCAATATTTACAAATATTCATATATAATATTTGAGACTTTATGGATTTCTAGAAAAGGTTTATATAGCCTAACGCATAATATGAGAGAAGAGGGCCGGTGGTCTAGGGGTATGATACCTCGCTTACAACGAGGTGATCAGGAGTTCGAATCTCCTCCGGCCCATTTATAGGCATTTTTTGATCAAATAAAATTAC
This sequence is a window from Methanobacterium sp. SMA-27. Protein-coding genes within it:
- a CDS encoding aconitase X catalytic domain-containing protein, with translation MHLTREEEKMYAGEEGPAVEKCMEILVALGDIYGAGKLVSITSAQISGVSYKTIGDAGLEFLEDLSKDALVRVPSTLNPAGVDLKIWRELGFSEEFTKKQLAIVEAYQKMGVSTTCTCTPYLVGNVPTFGSHIAWSESSAVCYANSVLGARTNREGGPGALSAAICGRTAKYGYHLEEERHPNLQVEIDTSVMGSDFGAIGYMVGNHVGGGVPYFKFKKSPSTDQLKWLGAALASSGAVALYHVENTTPESKWALKFIANNKVEKLSINRNDIEETKEKLSTTNEKPDLICVGCPHASLEEIRKVAETVAGRKLKNMLWVCTSISVKAASDRMGYTQIIENAGGKIVCDTCMVVAPIEELDYKVVGVDSAKAANYVPNMCGIDVVYNDLENLIIEDK
- a CDS encoding DHH family phosphoesterase is translated as MIQKQQHSLLNKAEEACNLLRRHLKQDHVVRIISHNDADGISAAGVMCNAIAKEKGKFHVTIVPRLKDEVLSKFFKEKYKLFVFCDMGSANLKGIRRLKGDVIIADHHQTNPETTIPDNIIHVNPHLYGLDGTKDVSGSGVSYLTVRPMEYKNLAGLALVGAFGDMQYKNGFSGVNKMILDDGIESHNIEVRDDLKIANKTHEPLYKALSHTINPAIKGISGDEEGSVTFLEKIGISYRIKFTELGNEEKDILKEELVKINPEIFSSVYSIPTEIPELRNLEDYSNILDACGKNKKQGLGLSICIGDRDKSIKEAQDLVKSYSDDLMHGIEWISKEGSVVQDKIQYIYTEEKRKKRIMGTLSSIGLDLEILDPEKPVLAMSRMDNIIKVSGRTTSKMTEKGVNLGYALENASKSFNGSGGGHNIAAGAVIPYREMDNFLNLVDEIIRTQLNAS
- a CDS encoding 30S ribosomal protein S15: MAIKPEWTEYSNEEIEELVLKFRKEGKSTSVIGVILRDQYGIPDVKTVTGDKITAILEKHGQGEEYPEELINLIKKAVNIRDHLTENPKDLHTKRGLRIIESKIRRLVRYYVREGVLPEGWRYDPKTAALLVK
- a CDS encoding XTP/dITP diphosphatase: MKITFITGNQHKVKEANGIFDNFGIELEHVDLGYPEIQGNLVDVAWYGAKHVAKRLGKPVIVEDAGIFIKALDWFPGTYSSYVQDTLGNQGILKLMGDVKDRYAEFRSVIGFCTPKTEPEIFLGAVNGCIGYIEKGNYGFAYDPLFTPEGYDKTFGELSITEKNKFSHRRKSLEKFAIWYKDYRGD
- a CDS encoding bifunctional N(6)-L-threonylcarbamoyladenine synthase/serine/threonine protein kinase; this translates as MICIGIEGTAEKTGVGIVDSEGRILSSVGKALIPESGGIHPREAAEHHAATIVPLIEEALSESKLHLNEIDLVAFSKGPGLGPALRTVATASRSLSLMLKIPIVGVNHCIGHVEIGKLTTGAIDPVTLYVSGGNTQIIAFDSGRYRLFGETLDIAIGNCLDQFSRSMGLGHPGGPKVEELAKKSSTYIKLPYTVKGMDLSFSGLLTAAIRKYESGEAIEDVCYSLQETAFAMLVEVTERAIAHTKKVEVLLCGGVAANTRLREMLSIMSEEHYADFYMPPIKYCGDNGAMIAWMGQLMHKNGLVTDIEDTGIIQKYRTDQVDVPWMKSSERILELPSDILEKGAEANILPGQWMDKEAVIKKRVPKGYRIEDIDNYLRKKRSKGEAKLLGEAKSCGVKTPIIYDIVKDESAIVMEKILGTPVKNIFEGSKTSNNFKFKDLCEKIGENIAKLHNCKIIHGDLTSSNMMVKDEQLIFIDFGLGMISDLVEDKGVDLLVFKKAISAIHHTISKECIESVLHGYRYANDYESVVSKMMEIEGRGRYTDKILK
- the cobT gene encoding nicotinate mononucleotide-dependent phosphoribosyltransferase CobT; its protein translation is MEGVIKCYGSANMIHKLKNKDSLFLCVIASTLTSRITGITGAGATPELTDYTPAADVELVMLGEPLCLSEIPKTVVGGVAAPTPAVITKASLDLADIPFLVVDAGAAVKPNIPYMNINETPGGDINKGNAVDNSEKIFNKGVILGKNLSKLTDHLVIGESTPAGTTTALGVLTAMGYEVDHKISGSTPENPHVLKHSVVENGLKLSGFKAGELVTEPFKAIDAVGDPMIPAVAGIAMGSTVPVTLAGGTQMTAVCAVIKGIAPEFDFSSLSIATTVFVAEDETSDINFIANQISDISIFAVDPYFEKSNTIGLVNYTKGSVKEGVGAGGAMFAAMLKNVSIEDIRIRTEELCREIF
- the uppP gene encoding undecaprenyl-diphosphatase UppP, encoding MDIIQAIILGVIQGLTEFLPVSSSAHLVFITDILGLPQNVAFDTLLHLGTLVAVVGYFWRDIVEIITSFISSIMDIFRGKFKEGLKEKPFKKLTWLLVVGTIPAGLMGILLQKQFEALFNSVIYVGFFLIITGLLLWGAERVKPGEKDVEDISFKNALVIGIAQGIAIAPGISRSGATISAGLFSGLNRELAAKFSFLLSIPAILGAALVQAKDITSFDASTAVLIAGFLSALIFGYLAIKLLLKIIKERTLMIFAYYCWIVGITVIIISLVHP
- a CDS encoding branched-chain amino acid transaminase, producing MAFDESGKIWFNGNFVDWKDANLHVLSHVVHYGTSVFEGIRCYETKKGPAVFRLREHVQRLINSGKIYRMIIPYSVDDLSQAIVKTIQINKLKACYIRPIAFRGYGELGVYPMNCPVETVIAAWAWGKYLGEKAIEEGVDVGISSWRRMAPDTMPNMAKAGSNYMNSQLAKMESIINGYDEGIMLDYQGMVSEGSGENIFVVKDDILFTPPISSSLLSGLTRDAIIILANELELEVREEQIPREMLYIADEVFLTGTAAEVTPVRSVDKIIVGEGYRGEITRKIQETFFTIVNGENEDEYGWLTHVNSDL